In a genomic window of uncultured Flavobacterium sp.:
- a CDS encoding class I SAM-dependent methyltransferase: protein MIENIIHPDSHSKLKEITNDFFIFEDESKLIVHDGTPILFSAESIFSQDDIINSKKTTQDSSHLDTSNFKNYIRRKLLPAICTDFDIEKRYDELYKLVPANSKMLIVGAGEKIDYYKNKFPNCEVITSDVHNQFKPDYVFDGHFIPFSDNSFDVVLAAQVIEHTMNPWKFCLELQRVTKVGGLLQIEAPQSFPYHAQPYDFFRFTYTGFRSLFAQCEVLKVDITEGNAANMAVTISNYFVNLSSKKIIRSGWLFVTRILFGWMKYLDKFQKTPNRRNVSMPKGYAFRFKKDTIKRSSKDLLKEFYSLEK, encoded by the coding sequence ATGATAGAAAATATAATACATCCCGATTCTCATTCTAAATTAAAAGAGATAACTAATGATTTTTTTATTTTTGAAGATGAATCAAAACTAATTGTTCACGACGGTACTCCAATTTTATTTAGTGCCGAGTCTATTTTTAGCCAAGACGATATTATCAATTCAAAGAAAACAACACAAGATAGTTCACATCTGGACACTTCTAATTTTAAAAATTACATTAGAAGAAAACTGCTTCCGGCAATTTGTACTGATTTTGATATAGAAAAAAGATACGATGAACTTTATAAATTAGTTCCGGCTAATAGTAAAATGTTAATCGTTGGAGCTGGTGAGAAAATTGATTATTATAAAAATAAATTCCCTAACTGCGAGGTAATTACTTCTGATGTTCATAATCAATTTAAACCTGATTATGTTTTCGACGGTCATTTTATCCCGTTTAGTGACAATTCTTTTGATGTAGTTTTGGCGGCTCAGGTTATCGAGCATACAATGAATCCATGGAAATTTTGTTTAGAATTGCAAAGAGTTACAAAAGTTGGAGGCTTACTTCAAATAGAGGCGCCTCAGAGTTTTCCATATCATGCTCAACCTTACGATTTTTTTAGATTTACTTATACCGGATTTAGAAGTTTATTTGCTCAATGCGAAGTATTAAAAGTTGATATAACCGAAGGAAATGCTGCGAACATGGCAGTTACAATATCAAATTATTTTGTAAATCTAAGTTCAAAAAAAATAATTAGAAGCGGTTGGTTGTTTGTAACCAGAATATTATTTGGTTGGATGAAGTATTTGGACAAATTTCAAAAAACTCCAAATAGAAGGAATGTTTCTATGCCAAAAGGTTATGCTTTTAGATTTAAAAAAGATACGATTAAAAGAAGTTCAAAAGATTTACTAAAAGAGTTTTACAGTTTAGAGAAGTAA
- a CDS encoding glycosyltransferase family 2 protein yields the protein MKFSLIVCTYLRPNPLVALLESVNNQGLYPDEILIIDGSTNTETQEILQNNSFQNLKYFLVPKEHRGLTKQRNFGISKVSQNTEIVCFLDDDTVLEKDYFEQLLNTYKVYPEALGVGGYICNETKWDYVGDNYQPAKNEFYFDGWKRKEGTRFVLRKKIGLDSDCLPGFSPSFSHARSVAFLPPSDKIYEAELLMGGVSSFKKEILDKFQFSTYFEGYGLYEDADFCLRVAKTGKLFLNTKAKLNHYHEASGRPNQYLYGKMIVKNGWYVWRVKNPNPVLKDRFKWHSITALLTILRFSNIFTTSKRKQAFTETAGRVVGWFQILIK from the coding sequence ATGAAATTTTCCTTAATAGTTTGTACTTATTTAAGACCGAATCCATTAGTCGCATTATTGGAATCTGTTAATAATCAAGGCCTTTATCCTGACGAAATTTTGATTATTGATGGTTCCACAAATACCGAAACACAAGAGATTCTGCAGAATAATTCTTTTCAAAATTTAAAATATTTCCTGGTTCCAAAAGAGCATCGTGGTTTGACAAAACAACGTAATTTTGGAATTTCCAAGGTGTCTCAAAATACTGAAATAGTTTGCTTTTTGGATGATGATACAGTTTTAGAAAAAGATTATTTTGAGCAATTACTAAATACTTATAAAGTTTATCCAGAAGCATTAGGAGTTGGAGGATACATTTGTAACGAAACAAAATGGGATTATGTAGGAGATAATTATCAGCCTGCAAAAAATGAATTTTATTTTGACGGTTGGAAAAGAAAAGAAGGAACCCGATTTGTTTTAAGAAAAAAAATAGGATTAGATAGTGATTGCTTACCAGGATTTTCGCCTTCATTTTCTCATGCAAGAAGTGTTGCGTTTTTACCGCCAAGTGATAAAATATATGAAGCGGAGCTATTGATGGGTGGCGTGTCTTCGTTTAAAAAAGAGATATTAGATAAGTTTCAATTTTCTACTTATTTTGAAGGATATGGTTTGTACGAAGATGCCGATTTTTGTTTAAGAGTTGCAAAAACAGGAAAGTTGTTCCTCAACACCAAAGCAAAATTAAATCATTATCATGAAGCTTCGGGACGACCAAATCAGTATTTATATGGTAAGATGATAGTTAAAAATGGTTGGTATGTTTGGCGCGTTAAAAATCCAAATCCAGTCTTAAAAGACCGATTTAAATGGCATTCAATTACGGCACTTTTAACAATTCTTAGATTTAGCAATATATTTACGACTTCAAAACGAAAACAAGCTTTTACAGAAACAGCAGGAAGAGTTGTAGGTTGGTTTCAGATTTTAATAAAATAA
- a CDS encoding glycosyltransferase family A protein has protein sequence MVIVYHQNNKVVQVQYDGKHIDFEELNIIQALFKIADSYSDQLIIWCHIDLKANLNLSKLQEIFHHNKIMASYNVSESSFLSEAIGYVDGAPFVKINKEVCYPAWQMSNSVGGIHASVLLSFKNKIKESDDFDYFLNSLAKLAMPAGLLCYSESAFLNDFSDKKENNKQSLFVLFRFVKQHYKVSWIFLLLLNLFLYQKKIAFLPFITSLFYRRRAINIDFLNNIEVQSSKKVLEKGTVDVIIPTIGRKKYLYDVLKDLAKQTHLPKKVIVVEQNPNHESTSELDYISDETWPFTIKHIFTHQAGACNARNLALAEVDSEWVFLNDDDNRFGIDLIEKTLENCVKYGSAVSSNFYPRIDEKRKVDHVNQVDFFGSGNSFITSNLLDKVSFRMGFEFGYGEDSDFGMQIRNSGVDVLYFPSPEITHLSAPTGGFRTKPVLAWQNDVVQPKPSPTIMLFNLLHKTPEQINGYKTTLFFKFYKVQTIKNPIRYYSNFQKQWVQSLYWANELKNKK, from the coding sequence ATGGTAATTGTTTATCATCAAAATAATAAAGTTGTTCAAGTTCAATATGACGGAAAGCATATTGATTTTGAAGAACTAAATATAATTCAAGCGTTATTTAAAATTGCAGATTCCTATTCTGATCAATTAATTATTTGGTGTCATATTGATTTGAAGGCAAATTTAAATCTTTCAAAACTTCAGGAAATTTTTCATCATAATAAAATAATGGCATCTTATAATGTTTCTGAGAGTAGCTTTCTATCTGAAGCAATTGGTTATGTTGATGGAGCGCCTTTTGTAAAAATTAATAAAGAAGTATGTTATCCAGCCTGGCAAATGAGCAATTCTGTAGGAGGTATTCATGCGTCGGTTTTATTGTCTTTCAAAAATAAAATTAAAGAGTCAGATGACTTTGACTATTTTTTGAATTCATTAGCAAAGTTAGCAATGCCGGCAGGTCTTTTGTGTTATTCTGAATCAGCATTTTTAAATGATTTTTCAGATAAAAAAGAGAATAACAAACAAAGCTTATTTGTCTTATTTAGATTTGTAAAACAACATTATAAAGTAAGCTGGATTTTTTTATTACTGCTCAATTTGTTTTTATATCAGAAAAAAATCGCCTTTTTGCCATTTATTACTAGTTTGTTTTATCGCAGAAGAGCAATTAATATTGACTTTCTAAATAATATTGAAGTTCAATCCTCAAAAAAAGTTTTAGAAAAAGGTACTGTAGATGTAATAATTCCAACAATTGGAAGAAAAAAGTACTTATATGATGTATTAAAAGATTTGGCAAAACAGACTCATTTACCCAAAAAAGTAATTGTAGTGGAACAAAATCCAAATCACGAAAGCACATCAGAACTTGATTATATTTCAGATGAAACTTGGCCATTTACAATTAAACATATTTTTACACATCAGGCTGGAGCTTGTAATGCAAGAAATTTAGCTTTGGCTGAAGTTGATAGCGAATGGGTTTTTCTTAATGATGATGACAATCGATTTGGAATCGACTTAATAGAAAAAACGCTTGAAAATTGTGTGAAATATGGTTCAGCGGTTTCAAGTAATTTTTATCCTCGGATTGATGAAAAAAGAAAAGTTGATCATGTAAATCAAGTGGATTTTTTTGGTTCTGGAAATAGTTTTATTACTAGTAATTTGCTTGATAAAGTCTCCTTTAGAATGGGTTTTGAATTTGGTTATGGAGAAGACAGTGATTTTGGAATGCAAATAAGAAATTCCGGAGTTGATGTTTTGTATTTCCCTAGTCCTGAAATTACGCATTTAAGTGCGCCAACAGGAGGATTTAGAACTAAACCGGTTTTAGCCTGGCAAAATGATGTTGTTCAGCCAAAACCATCACCTACAATAATGTTGTTCAATTTGTTGCATAAAACGCCAGAGCAAATTAATGGATATAAAACGACTTTGTTTTTTAAATTCTATAAAGTTCAAACGATTAAAAATCCAATTAGATATTATAGTAATTTTCAAAAACAATGGGTTCAGAGTTTATATTGGGCAAACGAATTAAAAAATAAGAAATGA
- a CDS encoding glycosyltransferase family 4 protein, with amino-acid sequence MHISFLTPEYPHEKVFHAAGIGTSIKNLAEALAKEGIKVTVFVYGQKTQEILIENEIEIHLIKNKKFRFCGWFFYRKYIEEYCSAIIKKEKIDLLEVIDWTGISAFMNFKVPTVIRFHGSDAYFCHLENRKQKAKNFWFEKLAIKGAKVFIAPTEYAGKISKQLFEIRNKEITTIYNGIELENFQNNTPEIFEKETILYIGTLIRKKGVLELPEIFHKVRNVLPQAKLILIGGDSYDIKTNSNSTWELMQNQFTTDDLKNVSYLGKIPYHEIQNHIRNANVCVFPSFAETFGMVTIEAMALQKAVVNSDIGWSKELIIDQESGFLVHPENHDLYAERIIELLQNDSLCLQIGKHARTTVEENFDINKIVKRNIEFYQKTINQNK; translated from the coding sequence ATGCATATATCATTTCTAACACCGGAGTATCCTCATGAAAAAGTTTTTCATGCGGCAGGTATTGGTACAAGCATTAAAAATCTTGCAGAAGCTTTAGCCAAAGAAGGAATAAAGGTTACGGTATTTGTTTATGGACAAAAAACGCAGGAAATTTTGATCGAAAATGAAATTGAAATTCACCTGATTAAAAATAAAAAGTTCCGTTTTTGTGGTTGGTTTTTTTATCGAAAATACATTGAGGAATATTGTAGTGCTATAATTAAGAAAGAAAAGATTGATCTTTTAGAAGTTATAGACTGGACAGGAATTTCGGCTTTCATGAATTTTAAAGTTCCAACTGTAATTCGTTTTCACGGAAGTGACGCTTATTTTTGCCATTTAGAAAATAGAAAGCAAAAAGCCAAAAATTTTTGGTTTGAGAAATTGGCAATAAAAGGAGCAAAAGTATTTATTGCCCCAACAGAATATGCGGGTAAAATCTCAAAGCAGCTTTTTGAAATAAGAAACAAGGAGATCACAACGATTTATAACGGCATAGAATTAGAAAATTTTCAGAATAATACTCCTGAAATATTCGAAAAAGAAACAATTTTATACATAGGAACTTTAATTAGAAAAAAAGGAGTTCTGGAATTACCAGAAATATTCCATAAAGTCCGAAATGTTTTGCCACAAGCAAAATTGATTTTAATTGGTGGCGATTCTTATGATATAAAAACAAACTCAAATTCGACTTGGGAATTAATGCAGAATCAATTCACGACCGATGATTTGAAAAATGTCAGTTATTTGGGTAAAATTCCTTATCACGAAATACAAAACCATATTAGAAACGCAAATGTTTGTGTTTTTCCAAGTTTTGCAGAAACCTTTGGAATGGTAACAATTGAAGCGATGGCATTGCAAAAAGCAGTTGTAAATAGCGATATTGGCTGGTCAAAAGAATTGATTATTGATCAGGAAAGTGGTTTTTTGGTACATCCTGAAAATCATGATTTGTATGCGGAGAGAATCATTGAATTATTGCAAAATGATTCGCTTTGTCTACAAATTGGAAAACATGCCAGAACCACAGTAGAAGAGAATTTTGACATCAATAAAATTGTCAAAAGAAATATAGAATTTTATCAGAAAACAATTAATCAAAATAAATAA
- a CDS encoding MBOAT family O-acyltransferase — MFFNSLAFAIFLPIVFLLYWFVFNKTKSTQNALLIVASYYFYSCWDWRFLFLLVFSTFLDYYTGIQIEKGKTERNRKFWFWLSVLTNLGFLGVFKYYNFFASSFAELLNNFGFKASPILLNVILPVGISFYTFHGLSYVIDIYYKRIKAEYNFVDYSLFVSYFPLLVAGPIERATHLLPQVKVKREFDLQMAKDGVCQIIWGLVKKVVIADTCATYANAIFDHYTGMNSFSLILGAIYFAFQIYGDFSGYSDIALGVSKLFGLDLLRNFNYPYFSRDIAEFWRRWHISLSSWFRDYLYIPLGGSKGGLWMKIRNTFIIFVVSGFWHGANWTYLAWGFINALYFLPLLLSNSNRNNIDSVKVSWNFDSVKVILSILSTFLITCIGWVFFRAKTITDAILYLKRIVTNHDFGSQYLDNERYNYELLAMIGLFVLVEWNSRTKTEPLSGNKSTLKIALAIIAIMAFGTFSDYKEFIYFQF; from the coding sequence ATGTTTTTTAACTCACTGGCTTTTGCCATTTTTTTGCCAATCGTTTTTTTATTGTATTGGTTTGTTTTTAATAAAACAAAAAGCACTCAAAATGCGCTGTTAATTGTTGCCAGTTATTATTTCTATTCTTGTTGGGATTGGAGATTTTTATTCCTCTTGGTTTTCTCTACTTTCTTGGATTACTATACCGGAATTCAAATTGAAAAAGGAAAAACAGAACGAAATAGAAAATTTTGGTTTTGGCTTAGCGTTTTGACCAACTTAGGATTTCTTGGAGTTTTCAAATACTATAATTTTTTCGCTTCATCATTCGCTGAACTATTAAATAATTTTGGCTTTAAAGCAAGTCCAATTTTACTGAACGTAATTCTTCCGGTTGGAATTTCATTTTATACCTTTCATGGATTATCTTATGTTATCGACATTTATTATAAACGAATAAAAGCCGAATACAATTTTGTAGATTATTCATTGTTCGTAAGTTACTTTCCGTTATTGGTTGCCGGTCCAATCGAGAGAGCGACACATTTATTGCCTCAGGTAAAAGTAAAAAGAGAATTTGACCTACAAATGGCTAAAGATGGCGTATGTCAAATCATTTGGGGATTAGTCAAAAAAGTCGTTATTGCAGATACTTGCGCCACTTATGCAAATGCAATTTTTGACCATTATACAGGTATGAATTCATTCTCTTTAATTTTGGGCGCAATTTATTTTGCCTTTCAGATTTATGGAGACTTTTCAGGATATTCAGATATCGCGCTTGGAGTTTCGAAACTATTTGGTTTAGATTTATTGAGAAACTTCAATTATCCATATTTTTCAAGAGACATTGCCGAGTTCTGGCGTCGTTGGCATATTTCGCTTTCTTCCTGGTTTAGAGATTATCTATATATTCCGCTTGGCGGAAGCAAAGGCGGACTTTGGATGAAAATCAGAAATACATTTATCATTTTTGTAGTAAGCGGTTTTTGGCACGGAGCAAACTGGACTTATCTCGCTTGGGGTTTCATAAATGCACTGTATTTTTTACCATTATTGTTGTCTAATAGTAATCGAAACAATATTGATTCAGTAAAAGTTTCCTGGAATTTCGATTCAGTAAAAGTGATATTAAGCATTCTTTCAACCTTTTTAATTACTTGTATTGGCTGGGTATTTTTTAGAGCAAAAACAATTACAGATGCAATTCTCTATCTAAAGCGAATTGTTACCAACCATGATTTTGGTTCTCAATACTTAGATAATGAACGTTACAATTATGAACTTTTGGCAATGATAGGTTTATTTGTTTTGGTTGAATGGAATAGCCGCACAAAAACAGAACCACTTTCAGGGAATAAGAGTACATTAAAAATAGCTTTGGCGATCATTGCAATCATGGCTTTTGGTACATTTTCGGATTATAAGGAATTTATATATTTTCAATTTTAA
- a CDS encoding UDP-glycosyltransferase: MDKKKIFVLLPDGVGLRNFAYSDFYELGLENDFDVVFWNNTLFDLSSLEFKEIKINNSKSHPLTSIYKNARAQIELTLFNKRMKDNVFNYYRFPNSYTTIRSSVKNILMHTLIFTHTSTYGLSRIRKKVQQKERKTLYYQQSLETLQKEKPAIVFCTNQRPMTAIAPVLAAQDLGIPTATLIFSWDNLPKATMVIETDYYFVWSDLMKKELLLYYPYIQESQIFVTGTPQFEAHFDKRKLISREDFFEQHNLDLNKKYICYSGDDITTCPDDQKYLEDTAIAVRELNKKGNSLGIIFRRCPVDFSGRYDKVLEDYKDIITSIDPLWKKIGEGWNTVLPTKADIDLQMNTIANTEMVVNLGSSMVFDYVAHYKACAYVNYDVANKKIADWSVKKIYKFVHFRSMPTSNAVLWINSPESIAEIIEKGLVKNSDVIESAKKWFEIITQKPPQEASKRIWEAIKIIISKE, translated from the coding sequence ATGGACAAGAAAAAAATATTTGTTTTATTACCTGATGGTGTTGGATTGAGGAATTTTGCTTACTCAGATTTTTATGAGTTAGGTTTAGAAAATGATTTTGATGTGGTTTTTTGGAACAATACACTATTTGATTTGTCAAGTTTAGAGTTCAAAGAAATTAAAATAAACAATTCAAAATCGCATCCATTAACGAGCATTTATAAAAATGCCAGAGCACAAATTGAATTAACTCTTTTTAATAAGAGAATGAAGGATAACGTTTTTAACTATTATCGTTTCCCTAATTCTTATACTACGATTCGCAGTTCGGTAAAAAATATTTTGATGCATACTTTAATTTTTACGCATACATCAACATACGGTTTGTCGCGAATTCGTAAAAAAGTTCAGCAAAAGGAACGAAAAACATTATACTATCAGCAAAGTTTAGAAACGCTGCAAAAAGAAAAACCAGCTATTGTTTTCTGTACCAATCAGCGACCAATGACGGCAATTGCTCCCGTTTTAGCTGCGCAGGATTTAGGGATTCCTACTGCAACGCTTATTTTTTCCTGGGATAATTTGCCAAAAGCTACAATGGTAATCGAAACAGATTATTATTTTGTATGGAGTGATTTAATGAAAAAAGAGTTACTCTTATATTATCCTTATATCCAGGAATCACAGATTTTTGTGACCGGAACTCCACAATTTGAGGCCCATTTTGATAAAAGAAAACTCATTTCAAGAGAAGATTTTTTTGAACAGCATAATCTGGATCTAAACAAAAAATACATTTGTTATTCAGGAGACGATATTACAACTTGTCCTGACGATCAAAAATATCTGGAAGATACTGCAATTGCGGTTAGAGAACTTAATAAAAAAGGAAACTCACTTGGAATCATCTTCAGACGATGTCCTGTTGATTTTTCAGGACGATATGATAAAGTATTGGAGGATTATAAAGATATAATTACTTCAATCGATCCGCTTTGGAAAAAAATAGGCGAAGGTTGGAATACCGTTTTACCAACTAAAGCTGATATTGATTTGCAAATGAATACCATTGCAAATACGGAAATGGTTGTCAATCTGGGATCTTCAATGGTTTTTGATTATGTGGCTCATTACAAAGCCTGTGCTTATGTTAATTATGATGTTGCAAATAAAAAAATTGCAGATTGGTCAGTGAAGAAAATCTACAAATTTGTTCATTTCCGTTCAATGCCAACTTCTAATGCCGTTTTATGGATAAATAGTCCGGAAAGTATTGCCGAAATTATAGAAAAAGGTCTCGTAAAAAATTCAGATGTAATTGAAAGTGCAAAGAAATGGTTCGAGATTATAACTCAAAAACCTCCACAAGAAGCATCCAAACGCATTTGGGAAGCAATTAAAATCATTATTTCTAAAGAATAA
- a CDS encoding FkbM family methyltransferase, whose amino-acid sequence MGIKPSENEKNVYIYYNILLNSDGYFVEETKDEFISEIRSNFYKRIKTRKKPKSSDLDVFKMIYNAKEYLPAINAYKENFAIKDDYTLNIIDAGSNIGLTSLYFLDHFKKANIVCIEPEEENFKILEYNLSNTNNNTLYKINGAIWNSNTNIKIVNDFKDQLDWAFRVEETEDLDGIKAFSINSLIKDYNFEFIDILKIDIEGSEKVIFDPKVSDLSFLKITRCIVMEIHDFFDCRTDIYKILDEYGFSYFNQGELTIGVNKNLK is encoded by the coding sequence TTGGGAATTAAACCCAGCGAAAATGAGAAAAATGTTTATATATACTATAACATATTACTAAATTCTGATGGATATTTTGTTGAAGAAACTAAGGATGAGTTTATATCAGAAATCAGATCAAATTTTTACAAACGTATAAAAACCAGAAAAAAGCCAAAATCAAGCGATTTAGATGTTTTTAAAATGATATACAATGCAAAAGAATATCTTCCTGCAATCAATGCTTACAAAGAAAATTTTGCAATTAAAGACGATTATACTTTAAATATAATTGATGCTGGAAGTAATATTGGATTGACTAGTTTATATTTTTTAGATCATTTTAAAAAAGCCAATATTGTTTGTATTGAACCTGAAGAAGAGAATTTTAAGATATTAGAATATAATTTAAGTAATACCAATAATAACACGCTTTATAAAATCAATGGAGCTATATGGAATTCTAATACGAATATAAAAATTGTTAATGATTTTAAAGATCAATTAGATTGGGCTTTTAGAGTAGAAGAAACAGAAGATTTAGACGGAATTAAAGCATTTTCGATTAATAGTTTGATCAAAGATTACAATTTTGAGTTTATAGATATTTTAAAAATTGATATCGAAGGATCAGAAAAAGTAATTTTTGATCCAAAGGTTTCTGATTTAAGCTTTCTAAAAATAACAAGATGTATCGTGATGGAAATTCATGATTTCTTTGATTGCAGAACTGATATTTATAAAATTCTCGACGAATATGGATTTTCATATTTTAACCAAGGAGAGTTAACGATAGGTGTGAACAAAAATTTAAAATAA
- a CDS encoding glycosyltransferase, which yields MISIVIRNKNEGKALESTLSILTKLYSEDFEEIILVDNNSTDNSLEIAKKYNCKIINIDNFSYGRAINLGIEASVSKYVLLLSSHSIPIGKSFFKNTLEELHKNDNIAGVRYINSIENYNRAIENNFKIKNPLKEGLLAACCIINKEVWKDNKFDEDLIAIEDKEWNDRVMKKGFEVLDLNETFIYFISRDQKASLKKYKIETIASQKMANQKPLKLTRIIGSFFYRIMVRNTQKYFKSVRYEFEVLKTNLEIREKLKK from the coding sequence ATGATTTCGATAGTAATAAGAAATAAAAATGAAGGGAAAGCGCTGGAAAGCACGTTGTCAATCTTAACAAAATTATACTCTGAGGATTTTGAAGAAATAATTCTTGTTGACAATAATTCGACTGATAATAGCCTCGAAATTGCGAAAAAGTATAATTGCAAAATTATAAATATTGATAATTTCAGCTATGGGCGAGCAATAAATTTAGGTATTGAAGCATCAGTTTCTAAATATGTTTTATTGTTAAGTTCGCATTCGATTCCAATTGGGAAAAGTTTTTTCAAAAACACATTAGAAGAATTACATAAAAATGATAATATTGCCGGCGTGAGATATATTAATAGTATCGAAAATTACAATCGTGCTATTGAAAATAATTTTAAAATCAAAAATCCATTAAAAGAAGGATTACTGGCAGCGTGTTGTATTATCAATAAAGAGGTTTGGAAAGACAATAAGTTTGATGAAGATTTAATTGCTATTGAAGATAAAGAATGGAATGATAGAGTAATGAAAAAGGGTTTTGAAGTTTTAGACCTGAATGAAACGTTTATTTATTTCATAAGCCGAGATCAAAAAGCAAGTTTGAAAAAATACAAAATAGAAACTATTGCTTCTCAAAAAATGGCGAATCAAAAGCCTTTGAAATTAACTAGAATAATTGGCTCTTTTTTTTATCGAATTATGGTGAGAAACACACAGAAATATTTTAAATCTGTGAGATATGAGTTTGAAGTTTTAAAAACTAATCTGGAAATAAGAGAAAAATTAAAAAAATAA